One part of the Augochlora pura isolate Apur16 chromosome 3, APUR_v2.2.1, whole genome shotgun sequence genome encodes these proteins:
- the LOC144478717 gene encoding glutathione hydrolase 7 isoform X2 — MNYNNSRPTEECPLTKGRSYKYKLSMYCGDGLKFIISCFTILTISITTTLILQILYAEETPQDKAVIHGAVATDYTNCSQIGTKILRKGGNAMDAAVAATICMTIVAPHKTGLGGGGYVMVYNHKEQTKPFIIDFATNTIEGAFKQKGIRVPAVLKGLEYAHSLKGKLPWSEIIKPSITLAEEGFVVSKELASEISKHIGYETLYGHLSAGDTLKLQDLGNMLSAVAQHSSQVLYNGSFTKKLFHANEDLSNLLQQLANYKPLLYPAKKSSFHKYAVYYPPHMLLLESMITSLENLKLFADNASTIDSQIQLAETMINSTSIPQQLRKNAEEEKYTGVMAMDWEDIYVCIITGLSSPFGFGYMSDAGFLLDRSDTNNSLSMLTPIIFHNNKSVCGLRGVFGTDDPLIIGQLIYSIIVRELNVSEAIEYPRYYFLSDGLAVESDQKHTVNTLLRNQLNLMVPALHVDTDLILKSVNAIIKRKDSMSSHSDSRGGGLSSRY, encoded by the exons atgaattataataattctc gtCCTACAGAAGAATGTCCTTTGACAAAGGGTagaagttataaatataagttaaGTATGTATTGCGGGGATggtttaaaattcattattagtTGTTTTACTATATTAACCATTTCCATTACAACAACATTAATTCTGCAAATACTTTATGCTGAAGAAACACCTCag GATAAAGCTGTTATTCATGGAGCTGTCGCAACTGATTATACAAACTGTTCTCAAATTGGAACCAAGATATTACGAAAAGGTGGTAATGCAATGGATGCAGCTGTAGCAGCCACCATATGTATGACAATTGTTGCACCACATAAGACTGGTCTTGGTGG GGGTGGCTATGTTATGGTATACAATCATAAAGAGCAGACGAAAccatttattattgattttgcTACTAATACTATTGAAG gTGCTTTTAAACAGAAAGGAATACGTGTACCAGCTGTTTTAAAAGGATTAGAGTATGCCCATAGTTTGAAAGGTAAATTACCATGGAGTGAGATTATCAAGCCTTCTATAACTTTAGCTGAAGAGGGATTTGTTGTATCCAAGGAATTAGCAAGTGAAATATCAAAACACATTGGCTATGAAACTTTGTATGGTCACCTTAGTGCTGGTGATACACTGAAGTTACAAGATCTTGGTAATATGTTGAGTGCTGTAGCACAACATAGTTCTCAAG TGTTATACAATGGATCTTtcactaaaaaattatttcatgcaAATGAAGATCTTTCCAATTTACTTCAACAGTTAGCGAATTACAAACCTCTTTTATATCCAGCAAAGAAATCaagttttcataaatatgcTGTATATTATCCTCCACACATGCTGTTATTAGAATCAATGATAACTTCATTGGAAAATCTAAAACTATTTGCGGATAATGCATCTACAATAGATTCTCAAATTCAGCTAGCTGAAACGATGATAAATTCAACTTCAATACCACAGCAACTAAGAAAAAATG CTGAAGAGGAAAAATACACTGGAGTTATGGCAATGGACTGGGAAGATATTTACGTTTGCATTATAAC tgGACTCAGTTCGCCATTTGGTTTTGGATACATGTCTGATGCTGGTTTCTTGCTGGACAGGAGCGACACAAATAATAGTTTGTCTATGCTTActccaattatttttcataacaacAAATCAGTGTGTGGATTAAGAGGAGTGTTTGGAACTGATGATCCATTAATTATAGGAcaattaatatacagtattatcGTACGCGAGTTAAATGTTTCTGAAGCTATAGAATATCCAAG GTATTACTTCTTATCGGATGGACTTGCTGTAGAAAGTGACCAGAAACATACTGTGAATACTTTACTACGAAACCAATTGAACTTAATGGTTCCAGCGCTCCATGTGGAtacagatttaatattaaaaagtgtaAATGCGATCATAAAACGGAAAGATTCAATGTCCAGTCATTCAGATAGTAGAGGAGGCGGTCTTTCatcaagatattaa
- the LOC144478717 gene encoding glutathione hydrolase 7 isoform X4, translated as MDAAVAATICMTIVAPHKTGLGGGGYVMVYNHKEQTKPFIIDFATNTIEGAFKQKGIRVPAVLKGLEYAHSLKGKLPWSEIIKPSITLAEEGFVVSKELASEISKHIGYETLYGHLSAGDTLKLQDLGNMLSAVAQHSSQVLYNGSFTKKLFHANEDLSNLLQQLANYKPLLYPAKKSSFHKYAVYYPPHMLLLESMITSLENLKLFADNASTIDSQIQLAETMINSTSIPQQLRKNAEEEKYTGVMAMDWEDIYVCIITGLSSPFGFGYMSDAGFLLDRSDTNNSLSMLTPIIFHNNKSVCGLRGVFGTDDPLIIGQLIYSIIVRELNVSEAIEYPRYYFLSDGLAVESDQKHTVNTLLRNQLNLMVPALHVDTDLILKSVNAIIKRKDSMSSHSDSRGGGLSSRY; from the exons ATGGATGCAGCTGTAGCAGCCACCATATGTATGACAATTGTTGCACCACATAAGACTGGTCTTGGTGG GGGTGGCTATGTTATGGTATACAATCATAAAGAGCAGACGAAAccatttattattgattttgcTACTAATACTATTGAAG gTGCTTTTAAACAGAAAGGAATACGTGTACCAGCTGTTTTAAAAGGATTAGAGTATGCCCATAGTTTGAAAGGTAAATTACCATGGAGTGAGATTATCAAGCCTTCTATAACTTTAGCTGAAGAGGGATTTGTTGTATCCAAGGAATTAGCAAGTGAAATATCAAAACACATTGGCTATGAAACTTTGTATGGTCACCTTAGTGCTGGTGATACACTGAAGTTACAAGATCTTGGTAATATGTTGAGTGCTGTAGCACAACATAGTTCTCAAG TGTTATACAATGGATCTTtcactaaaaaattatttcatgcaAATGAAGATCTTTCCAATTTACTTCAACAGTTAGCGAATTACAAACCTCTTTTATATCCAGCAAAGAAATCaagttttcataaatatgcTGTATATTATCCTCCACACATGCTGTTATTAGAATCAATGATAACTTCATTGGAAAATCTAAAACTATTTGCGGATAATGCATCTACAATAGATTCTCAAATTCAGCTAGCTGAAACGATGATAAATTCAACTTCAATACCACAGCAACTAAGAAAAAATG CTGAAGAGGAAAAATACACTGGAGTTATGGCAATGGACTGGGAAGATATTTACGTTTGCATTATAAC tgGACTCAGTTCGCCATTTGGTTTTGGATACATGTCTGATGCTGGTTTCTTGCTGGACAGGAGCGACACAAATAATAGTTTGTCTATGCTTActccaattatttttcataacaacAAATCAGTGTGTGGATTAAGAGGAGTGTTTGGAACTGATGATCCATTAATTATAGGAcaattaatatacagtattatcGTACGCGAGTTAAATGTTTCTGAAGCTATAGAATATCCAAG GTATTACTTCTTATCGGATGGACTTGCTGTAGAAAGTGACCAGAAACATACTGTGAATACTTTACTACGAAACCAATTGAACTTAATGGTTCCAGCGCTCCATGTGGAtacagatttaatattaaaaagtgtaAATGCGATCATAAAACGGAAAGATTCAATGTCCAGTCATTCAGATAGTAGAGGAGGCGGTCTTTCatcaagatattaa
- the LOC144478717 gene encoding glutathione hydrolase 7 isoform X3 has protein sequence MYCGDGLKFIISCFTILTISITTTLILQILYAEETPQDKAVIHGAVATDYTNCSQIGTKILRKGGNAMDAAVAATICMTIVAPHKTGLGGGGYVMVYNHKEQTKPFIIDFATNTIEGAFKQKGIRVPAVLKGLEYAHSLKGKLPWSEIIKPSITLAEEGFVVSKELASEISKHIGYETLYGHLSAGDTLKLQDLGNMLSAVAQHSSQVLYNGSFTKKLFHANEDLSNLLQQLANYKPLLYPAKKSSFHKYAVYYPPHMLLLESMITSLENLKLFADNASTIDSQIQLAETMINSTSIPQQLRKNAEEEKYTGVMAMDWEDIYVCIITGLSSPFGFGYMSDAGFLLDRSDTNNSLSMLTPIIFHNNKSVCGLRGVFGTDDPLIIGQLIYSIIVRELNVSEAIEYPRYYFLSDGLAVESDQKHTVNTLLRNQLNLMVPALHVDTDLILKSVNAIIKRKDSMSSHSDSRGGGLSSRY, from the exons ATGTATTGCGGGGATggtttaaaattcattattagtTGTTTTACTATATTAACCATTTCCATTACAACAACATTAATTCTGCAAATACTTTATGCTGAAGAAACACCTCag GATAAAGCTGTTATTCATGGAGCTGTCGCAACTGATTATACAAACTGTTCTCAAATTGGAACCAAGATATTACGAAAAGGTGGTAATGCAATGGATGCAGCTGTAGCAGCCACCATATGTATGACAATTGTTGCACCACATAAGACTGGTCTTGGTGG GGGTGGCTATGTTATGGTATACAATCATAAAGAGCAGACGAAAccatttattattgattttgcTACTAATACTATTGAAG gTGCTTTTAAACAGAAAGGAATACGTGTACCAGCTGTTTTAAAAGGATTAGAGTATGCCCATAGTTTGAAAGGTAAATTACCATGGAGTGAGATTATCAAGCCTTCTATAACTTTAGCTGAAGAGGGATTTGTTGTATCCAAGGAATTAGCAAGTGAAATATCAAAACACATTGGCTATGAAACTTTGTATGGTCACCTTAGTGCTGGTGATACACTGAAGTTACAAGATCTTGGTAATATGTTGAGTGCTGTAGCACAACATAGTTCTCAAG TGTTATACAATGGATCTTtcactaaaaaattatttcatgcaAATGAAGATCTTTCCAATTTACTTCAACAGTTAGCGAATTACAAACCTCTTTTATATCCAGCAAAGAAATCaagttttcataaatatgcTGTATATTATCCTCCACACATGCTGTTATTAGAATCAATGATAACTTCATTGGAAAATCTAAAACTATTTGCGGATAATGCATCTACAATAGATTCTCAAATTCAGCTAGCTGAAACGATGATAAATTCAACTTCAATACCACAGCAACTAAGAAAAAATG CTGAAGAGGAAAAATACACTGGAGTTATGGCAATGGACTGGGAAGATATTTACGTTTGCATTATAAC tgGACTCAGTTCGCCATTTGGTTTTGGATACATGTCTGATGCTGGTTTCTTGCTGGACAGGAGCGACACAAATAATAGTTTGTCTATGCTTActccaattatttttcataacaacAAATCAGTGTGTGGATTAAGAGGAGTGTTTGGAACTGATGATCCATTAATTATAGGAcaattaatatacagtattatcGTACGCGAGTTAAATGTTTCTGAAGCTATAGAATATCCAAG GTATTACTTCTTATCGGATGGACTTGCTGTAGAAAGTGACCAGAAACATACTGTGAATACTTTACTACGAAACCAATTGAACTTAATGGTTCCAGCGCTCCATGTGGAtacagatttaatattaaaaagtgtaAATGCGATCATAAAACGGAAAGATTCAATGTCCAGTCATTCAGATAGTAGAGGAGGCGGTCTTTCatcaagatattaa
- the LOC144478717 gene encoding glutathione hydrolase 7 isoform X1, whose product MRTTCCITLILILKGPTEECPLTKGRSYKYKLSMYCGDGLKFIISCFTILTISITTTLILQILYAEETPQDKAVIHGAVATDYTNCSQIGTKILRKGGNAMDAAVAATICMTIVAPHKTGLGGGGYVMVYNHKEQTKPFIIDFATNTIEGAFKQKGIRVPAVLKGLEYAHSLKGKLPWSEIIKPSITLAEEGFVVSKELASEISKHIGYETLYGHLSAGDTLKLQDLGNMLSAVAQHSSQVLYNGSFTKKLFHANEDLSNLLQQLANYKPLLYPAKKSSFHKYAVYYPPHMLLLESMITSLENLKLFADNASTIDSQIQLAETMINSTSIPQQLRKNAEEEKYTGVMAMDWEDIYVCIITGLSSPFGFGYMSDAGFLLDRSDTNNSLSMLTPIIFHNNKSVCGLRGVFGTDDPLIIGQLIYSIIVRELNVSEAIEYPRYYFLSDGLAVESDQKHTVNTLLRNQLNLMVPALHVDTDLILKSVNAIIKRKDSMSSHSDSRGGGLSSRY is encoded by the exons ATGAGAACAACCTGTTgcattacattaattttaattttaaaaggtCCTACAGAAGAATGTCCTTTGACAAAGGGTagaagttataaatataagttaaGTATGTATTGCGGGGATggtttaaaattcattattagtTGTTTTACTATATTAACCATTTCCATTACAACAACATTAATTCTGCAAATACTTTATGCTGAAGAAACACCTCag GATAAAGCTGTTATTCATGGAGCTGTCGCAACTGATTATACAAACTGTTCTCAAATTGGAACCAAGATATTACGAAAAGGTGGTAATGCAATGGATGCAGCTGTAGCAGCCACCATATGTATGACAATTGTTGCACCACATAAGACTGGTCTTGGTGG GGGTGGCTATGTTATGGTATACAATCATAAAGAGCAGACGAAAccatttattattgattttgcTACTAATACTATTGAAG gTGCTTTTAAACAGAAAGGAATACGTGTACCAGCTGTTTTAAAAGGATTAGAGTATGCCCATAGTTTGAAAGGTAAATTACCATGGAGTGAGATTATCAAGCCTTCTATAACTTTAGCTGAAGAGGGATTTGTTGTATCCAAGGAATTAGCAAGTGAAATATCAAAACACATTGGCTATGAAACTTTGTATGGTCACCTTAGTGCTGGTGATACACTGAAGTTACAAGATCTTGGTAATATGTTGAGTGCTGTAGCACAACATAGTTCTCAAG TGTTATACAATGGATCTTtcactaaaaaattatttcatgcaAATGAAGATCTTTCCAATTTACTTCAACAGTTAGCGAATTACAAACCTCTTTTATATCCAGCAAAGAAATCaagttttcataaatatgcTGTATATTATCCTCCACACATGCTGTTATTAGAATCAATGATAACTTCATTGGAAAATCTAAAACTATTTGCGGATAATGCATCTACAATAGATTCTCAAATTCAGCTAGCTGAAACGATGATAAATTCAACTTCAATACCACAGCAACTAAGAAAAAATG CTGAAGAGGAAAAATACACTGGAGTTATGGCAATGGACTGGGAAGATATTTACGTTTGCATTATAAC tgGACTCAGTTCGCCATTTGGTTTTGGATACATGTCTGATGCTGGTTTCTTGCTGGACAGGAGCGACACAAATAATAGTTTGTCTATGCTTActccaattatttttcataacaacAAATCAGTGTGTGGATTAAGAGGAGTGTTTGGAACTGATGATCCATTAATTATAGGAcaattaatatacagtattatcGTACGCGAGTTAAATGTTTCTGAAGCTATAGAATATCCAAG GTATTACTTCTTATCGGATGGACTTGCTGTAGAAAGTGACCAGAAACATACTGTGAATACTTTACTACGAAACCAATTGAACTTAATGGTTCCAGCGCTCCATGTGGAtacagatttaatattaaaaagtgtaAATGCGATCATAAAACGGAAAGATTCAATGTCCAGTCATTCAGATAGTAGAGGAGGCGGTCTTTCatcaagatattaa
- the Okr gene encoding DNA repair and recombination protein RAD54-like okr, protein MTVDIMEMLKEPRMIKVCAPMVRYSKLQFRTLVRQYDCDLCFTPMILADSFVQSNKARDNEFSINKEDKPLVVQFAAKNVYDFLNAAEMVSPYSNGVDLNCGCPQRWAMKNGYGADLLKKPELVKDLIYQVRNRIPNPFTVSVKIRLLKDIQKTVEFCRILEKAGVSFLTIHARTPEMRNEPIDLDNLKLVRDSVKLPLIANGDVKSLDSAEKLFMESNCEGVMSARGILTNPALFSGHSITPLSCVQNWLDITSTIPTQFLCFHHHLVFMLEKLLPKKNRICFNNLQTKSAVLDFLEEYYGIRPNVNLKLSEPINCIFPTANTEYNNCNTKEEDDQSMHFLGNIFAES, encoded by the exons atgaCAGTTGATATAAtggaaatgttaaaagaacCACGAATGATAAAAGTATGTGCACCAATGGTCAGATACAGCAA ATTACAATTTAGAACTCTGGTGAGGCAATATGATTGTGACTTGTGTTTTACACCTATGATCCTAGCTGACTCATTTGTTCAATCCAACAAAGCTAGAGATAAtgaattttccattaataaagAGGATAAACCACTTGTGGTACAATTTGCTGCAAAAAATGTCTATGATTTCCTTAATGCAGCAGAGATGGTTTCACC gtacAGCAATGGCGTTGATCTAAACTGTGGATGTCCTCAACGTTGGGCAATGAAAAATGGATACGGTGCTGACTTGCTTAAAAAACCAGAACTTGTGaaagatttaatatatcaagTGAGAAATAGGATACCAAATCCCTTTACTGTATCTGTGAAGATACGATTATTGAAAGATATTCAGAAAACTGTTGAATTCTGTAGAATCCTTGAGAAAGCGGGAGTCTCCTTTCTTACTATTCATGCAAGAACTCCGGAAATGAGAAATGAACCAATCGATCTAGATAATTTAAAGTTAGTAAGGGACAGTGTAAAATTGCCACTAATTGCGAATGGGGATGTGAAAAGCTTGGATAGTGCTGAAAAGCTATTTATGGAAAGTAACTGCGAAGGAGTAATGTCTGCACGTGGAATTCTAACAAATCCAGCTCTCTTTTCTGGACATTCAATTACACCTCTCAGCTGTGTACAAAACTGGTTAGACATCACGTCAACGATACCAACTcaatttctatgttttcatCATCATTTAGTATtcatgttagaaaaattacttccaaaaaagaatagaatttgtttcaataatttacaaacTAAGTCAGCAGTATTGGATTTTTTAGAGGAATATTATGGTATAAGACCAAACGTCAATCTTAAGTTATCCGAACctattaattgcatttttccTACCGCGAATACGgaatacaataattgtaatacaaaAGAAGAAGATGATCAATCTATGCATTTTCTGGGAAATATATTTGCAGAATCATAa
- the LOC144478723 gene encoding DNA repair and recombination protein RAD54-like isoform X2 → MKIYGRRYTNPILIISYEISHLHAHVLHLNKLELILCNEGYRLNKSKNWTSEFEALMSLKVERRVLLSETCIQIDLLGYVSFLHFLNQGLLGTIQTGTIEERIFQIEAHKKGFSSAVNDQEEAVVKHFTLNDLRTLFKSEENTKFDTHSKFK, encoded by the exons ATGAAGATTTATGGGCGTAGATATACTAATCCCATTTTAATAATCAGCTATGAAATTTCTCATTTACATGCACATGTTCTTCATCTAAACAAATTGGAGCTGATATTATGTAATGAAGGatatcgtttaaataaatcaaagaatTGGACTTCTGAGTTTGAAGCACTTATGAGCTTGAAAGTTGAAAGAAGAGTATTGCTCAGTGAAACGTGTATCCAAATTGATCTGTTAGGATATGTTtcctttttacattttcttaatCAAGGATTATTGGGAACCATACAG aCTGGTACAATTGAAGAAAGGATATTTCAAATAGAAGCGCATAAAAAAGGCTTTAGTTCGGCCGTAAATGACCAAGAGGAAGCCGTTGTAAAACATTTCACATTAAACGATTTGCgaactttatttaaatcggaagaaaatacaaaattcgatACTCATTCGAA atttaaatga
- the LOC144478723 gene encoding DNA repair and recombination protein RAD54-like isoform X1, with protein MKIYGRRYTNPILIISYEISHLHAHVLHLNKLELILCNEGYRLNKSKNWTSEFEALMSLKVERRVLLSETCIQIDLLGYVSFLHFLNQGLLGTIQTGTIEERIFQIEAHKKGFSSAVNDQEEAVVKHFTLNDLRTLFKSEENTKFDTHSKYMKI; from the exons ATGAAGATTTATGGGCGTAGATATACTAATCCCATTTTAATAATCAGCTATGAAATTTCTCATTTACATGCACATGTTCTTCATCTAAACAAATTGGAGCTGATATTATGTAATGAAGGatatcgtttaaataaatcaaagaatTGGACTTCTGAGTTTGAAGCACTTATGAGCTTGAAAGTTGAAAGAAGAGTATTGCTCAGTGAAACGTGTATCCAAATTGATCTGTTAGGATATGTTtcctttttacattttcttaatCAAGGATTATTGGGAACCATACAG aCTGGTACAATTGAAGAAAGGATATTTCAAATAGAAGCGCATAAAAAAGGCTTTAGTTCGGCCGTAAATGACCAAGAGGAAGCCGTTGTAAAACATTTCACATTAAACGATTTGCgaactttatttaaatcggaagaaaatacaaaattcgatACTCATTCGAAGTATATGAAA atttaa